GCCGTGGCCGGGAAGCCCGACGGCGGGCCGGGGGGGCGCGCCGTCGCTCGGGGGCGCGACGCGCCACGGAACGCCGGTGACCGTGAGGGCCGCCGCGAGCGCCAGCGTCACCCCCACCGCGGCGAGGCGGTGGGGGGCGGGGGCGTTCGCGGCGGCCGCGCCCGACATCAGACGACCGGGACTTCCACCATCTCGTACGCTTCGATGACGTCGCCCTCCTGGACGTTGTCGTAGTTCTGCAGGTTCACCCCGCACTCGAAGCCCTGCCCGACCTCGCGGACGTCGTCCTTGAAGCGTTTCAGGCCGGCGATGGAGCCCTTGTAGACCTCCTTGCCGCCGCGGGTGATGCGCGCCTTGGCGTTGCGGCGCAACTGCCCGTCGGTGACGTACGACCCCGCGATCGTGCCGCTCCGCGGGACCTGGATGACGGCTCGGACCTCGGCGTGACCGATGACCTTCTCCTCGTACTCCGGTTCGATCTGCCCGCGAATGAGGCGCTGGACGTCCTCGATGAGTTGGTAGATGATCTTGTAGCTCTTGAGGGGGATGCCCTGCCGCTCCGCGGACTTCTTGACGCTGCCGGGCGGGTTCACGCCGAACGCGATGACCTGCGCGTCGGCGGTGGAGGCCAACAACAGGTCGGATTCGGTGGGCGCCCCGACGTCGGCGAGCATGATGTCCAGCTCGACCTCCTCGGCCGCCTCCGACTCCTTCTCCAGGACGCCGCGGATCGCTTCCAGCGTGCCCTGCGTGTCGGCCCGGAGGATGATCGGCAGCGTCGTGACGCGCGCCTTGCCGAACAGGTCGGCGAGGGTGAGGTCCTTGCGGCCGATCGCTTCGCGTTCCTCGGTCTCGCGCGCGTCGGCGCGTTCCTGGGTGAGGCGGCGTGCTTCGGCGTCGCTCTCGACCGCCTCGACGTCGGCGCCGGCCGCCGGTTGGCTGGAGAAGCCCAGCACCTGCACCGGGACCGACGGGCCGGCCTCCTTCAGGGTCGCGCCGGTGTGGTCGGTGAGGCGGCGGATCTTCGCCCACGCCTCCCCGGACACGATGGCGTCCCCGACGCGTAGGGTGCCCTCCTGCACGAGGACGGTGGCGAGCACGCCCGCCTGCTTGTCG
This Trueperaceae bacterium DNA region includes the following protein-coding sequences:
- the infB gene encoding translation initiation factor IF-2; the encoded protein is MANKIRIYQLAKDLGLENKELLAVLDDLGVAYKSHASSLEADVAETVTEYVAAQGDGDAAPTEAAPSDATADPPAPETPAAEPEATEPEATESEATEPDATAPDATADAGRADRPLRAPVVTVMGHVDHGKTSLLDYVRKTRVAAKEAGGITQHIGAYVADTAHGPITFLDTPGHEAFTAIRQRGAGATDIAVIVVAADDSLMPQTREAIAHARAAGVPMIIAINKIDLPNAQPDKVKQDLMQVELVPEEFGGDTITVPISAVTGDGIPDLLEMIALVAELEDLRADPQGAARGVVIESILDKQAGVLATVLVQEGTLRVGDAIVSGEAWAKIRRLTDHTGATLKEAGPSVPVQVLGFSSQPAAGADVEAVESDAEARRLTQERADARETEEREAIGRKDLTLADLFGKARVTTLPIILRADTQGTLEAIRGVLEKESEAAEEVELDIMLADVGAPTESDLLLASTADAQVIAFGVNPPGSVKKSAERQGIPLKSYKIIYQLIEDVQRLIRGQIEPEYEEKVIGHAEVRAVIQVPRSGTIAGSYVTDGQLRRNAKARITRGGKEVYKGSIAGLKRFKDDVREVGQGFECGVNLQNYDNVQEGDVIEAYEMVEVPVV